Genomic window (Roseivirga sp. 4D4):
CCACACTAATCGCGTGATTATCCTGACCCATTCACCAAGATTAGCCGGTTTTAAGTATGCAATATGGTGGTTATAAACTACCCAAAATGCCTCGTAGGATTTGATCAAATCCATGATTTCCACCCCATATAACTTAGGTACCTGATCTTCTCGGGCATTAAAAAAATAATCTAGATACTTAGCATTATTAAGATGTCTGAGGGGATCACAGTCCTGAAAACGGATAATTACCCTTGACTCAGTTTGTTTAGCGTACTCTCTGTGCGGATCGACAATGAACATTACAAATACTTTTCTTTGATAATCATAATATGATGTGCGTAGTGACCTGCGGTGAGAGCCGCCAATGCACGCACGGTGATTCTCGAGCCACTGGCAATCCCTTCTCTCATCGCCTCCTCCTCCGTCACATCTTGAAGCAATGCAAGTGTCGCTGTGCGGATTGCTTTGAATTCATCAACCAATGAACTCATCGACCTTGTTTCCATACGGCTGTTTTCCTGATAAATGTCCTGATCCATTCCGGGAAGCTCCACATCATGACCTCTAACAATGCTCAGGGCACGATATGAAAACACACGTTCAGCATCGTTTAAATGATTGAAAACCTCTTTGACTGACCACTTCCCTGGGGCATAACGATAATCCATTTTATCATCTGGAATAGTGCTAAAAAAATCTGCAACAGACGTCAATTGACGTTCTAAAACGACATAAAGATCCTCATCGGGAAGCTTACTGACGTAGGGTTCATAAAACGGATTGTACTCTGATGCTTGTGGCTTTTGAATCATGCTTGAATTTATAAAAATCTCGAACTGAAGACTAATCGTCTATCCATGAAGTATACATGATATAGTGCTCCGGAGTTCGGTCAATTACTTGTCTCAGTTTTTCATCAATATCTTTTACTTTTCTGGCGGGAGTTCCGGCATAAAGTGAATTCTCTTCTACAACAGTATTGGCAAGAACAACAGCTCCAGCAGCAATCATAGAACCAGATTTGATCACGGCATTATCCATAACGATGGCTCCCATCCCTATCAGAACACTGTCTTCAACAATACAGCCATGAACAATGGCATTATGACCGACAGATACATTCTTGCCAAAAACGGTTTTTGAATGATTCAAAGTTCCATGTATAACGGCTCCATCCTGAATATTACAGTTCTCTCCCATCTCAATAGAGCATACGTCTCCGCGAATCACAGCATTAAACCAGACGTTACAGTTGTCAGCTAGCGTAACATCACCGATAACCGTGGCATTATCGGCCAACCAACAAGACTTTGAAATCTTGGGTTGAACTCCCTTTACTCCTTTTATTATAGGCATTTATAAAAATATATGTACGTACATTGAACTTTTTAGAATGCTTCAGAGTTTAACTCACAACTCGAAACAATTCACTCCAAATCATGTTAGTGGAATGTCCGATTAAAGAAAAGAAAATAACCCTACAAATTGACAAAAATGAAAAATTTAAAATCTACTCTAGGCCTATTGCTACTTGCAACACTTGTTTGGGCCTGTGGCCCTAAAGGCTCTACAGTTGAAACCTCTGAGGCTAAAGCTGTTGCCACCAATACTGAAGCGACTAGCATTCAAGTGAATACAGCCAACAGTATCGTAACTTGGATTGGCTCAAAGCCGGCTGGTAAGCATAATGGAACAATTGGAATCACTGGTGGCGAGGTACTTGTGAAAGGTGACGCGGTAGTTGGTGGAAACTTTGACATAGATATTAACTCATTAGTCGTTTTAGATATGCCTGCTGATTCTGAGTGGAATGCTAAACTGAGAGGTCATTTGATGTCTGCTGACTTCTTTGAAGCAGAGAACTTCCCGACCGCTAAATTTGAAATCACTGGTGCGGAAGCTTTCAATGCTGGTAGTTTAGTGGCTGACCTTGATGAGCCTCAGACTGATTATACACCTGCATCACTTGCTGATGTAATGGTTGAAAACCCAACCCACATCATTTCAGGTAACTTAACGATGAGAGGCACAACTAAGAACATCTCATTTCCTGCATCCGTTTCTTTAGAAAATGGTGTTATCAAAGCAATAGCCAACTTTAACATCGACAGAACAGAATGGGGCTTGAAATTCAAAGAGAGAGCTTCATTGGCTGAAAAGCTTAAGGACGATTTTATTTACAATACAGTGAATGTTGGCTTTGAATTAGAGGCTGGTACTCAAAAAGGAACTGAATAAGTTTTCTTAAAAAAGACATGAGCCCTGGGTATCGATGCCTGGGGCTTTTTTATGCCCTAGGCTTTATGCATTTTTGCACCCTTCGATATGACAATTGTTGATTTTCCATACTTAGGCATAAGCCGAGATGAGTTTATACTTAAAGCATTAAACTGGGCCAATGAGCATAGCCATTTTGCTTACTTCAACAATAATCAAGTCAATTATCCGCATGAGGGTTTTCACCATGTGCTTGCCATCGGTGCCCATAGTAAATTGGCTTCTACGGAAGGGAGCATCTTCAATGACCTAAGGACCTTTCTCGAAGGCATCACTACAAGTGATACCTCTAATGACTGGCTGGTAGGCTACCTGGGATATGACTTAAAAAACGAGATTGAAAAACTGACCAGCACCAATGTGGATCGCCTCGGTTTCCCTCAAACCCAGTTCTTTAATCCAACCCACCTACTCCATTTTCGGGGTAATCACTTAGAGATCGAGAGTAAGCAGGAAGGGATTTTAGAGACTATATTAGATATTCAAGTCACCCTTATTGAAAGTGAACTAACCGAACCGAAGCCATCCGTAAGCAAGGATCAGTACCTTTCAAATGTCGATCGATTAAGGCAACACATCGAAGAAGGTGATTGCTATGAGGTAAACTACTGCCAAGAGTTTCATGGTGATGTTCATCGCCTGAATCCAATCGGATTATATCATAGTCTAAACGCAATTTCTCCCAACCCCTTTTCTTGTTTGCAAAAGTTTGGTGAGCATTATATCATCTCTGCTTCACCAGAACGATTTATGAAAAAGGAAGGGCAGACCATCATATCACAACCTATTAAAGGCACTCGGCCGCGTAGTAATAATTCGAATGAAGACATCAGACTCAAAACCGACCTAAGAAACGATCCTAAAGAACAGGCTGAGAATATGATGATTGTCGATCTGGTTAGAAATGACTTAGCCAGAACAGCAAAGACGGGTTCGGTTAAGGTCGAAGAGATTTTTGGTATTTACTCCTTCCCACAAGTGCACCAGATGATTTCCACAATCACCTCCGAAATCAGAGACGACATTGATGCTGTAGAAGTAATTGAAAAGGCCTTCCCGATGGGTAGCATGACAGGCGCTCCAAAGGTGAAGGTTATGGAACTGATTGAAAAGTACGAAAACACCAAACGAGGCCCATTCTCTGGAGCCGCTGGTTACTTTGACGGCAGTGAATCATTTGACTTTAACGTTCTGATCCGAAGCCTCTTCATCAATCAAGAAACTGGTAAGTATGCCTTCCAGGTTGGTGGAGCCATTACTTATGACTCCATTCCTGAAAAAGAGTATGAAGAGTGCTTAGTCAAAGCCAAGGCAATCTTTGCACTGATTGAAAAACAGCGCGTACCTAGTTCCCCTGTAGGCGTATGATATAAGACCTCAAGGCGTCTGCATTTGTGGTGTCTGAGGCAGTAGCTAAGCCCGTATTTAGAGTGGATATTGCTTCTTCTTTTTGTCCCAGTCTCTCTTGTGCCTGCGCTTTTGAAAAGAATCCTCCCAAATCAGCGGTTTCCGTAAGTTTAAAATCCCAGAGTGCCACGGCATCTTCAAATTTCTCATCCCGCATCATTCTTCGGTGCAGGTTATACCATTCTGCAATTTCGTATCTGTAGGTAGCAGTATCCAAGTCAAGACCTTGGTAGTGGCTTACCATTTCTTCTATGCCACCTTCTTCATAAACAGGGTAAAGTACATCAGCTAAGAAAATCTTCGGTTCACCTACCTTCACCATATTCAAATCAAAAAACAAGGTAGCATTTGGGGGAATATCATCTCCCGCACCGCGGGTTCCATATCCCAGTTCTGGGGGTATTATTGCCAGAATCCGGTCTCCTTCCCTACCATACATTACCACCTCATCAAAGCCTTTGATCAGTGAGGTACGCTTTGCATCAAATTCGAAAATTTGTTCCCCCTCATTGTAGGTAGACCACACCGTATCACCGGCAACCATCAAATTAATATGGGTAGATACACGACTTAGCGAATCGATCTTTGGCCCATCGCCTCTCTCTAAATAGAGGTACTTGACACCACTGGCCAAGAAAACAGTGTCTTGGTTTGATTCTGAAGCGCTTTCCCCACCACAGCTATTTAAAAGTACTGTGGTAGCAAGAAATGGAAGGATAAGGCAAAAAGTAAGTGTCTTCTTTGACATAGGTTAAGGTTTGCCCCAAATGTACTAAAGAATATTTTTGACCATAAAAAAGGGTAAGCATCATAAAATGCTTACCCTTAGAAAAGCCTGCTTGATACACTAATACTTCAGCGGAGATCTATTTAAGGTAACCTTCCATACTTTGTTGGAAGCTCTTGATTTACCCGGGCCAAAAGTACCAGGTATTGAATTAAATGCCTCAATACCCCCGTAGATATACCCAATATCTATACTGTTAGACTCACCAAATGTCGCATCTGCATCGACAACTTCTGTCACATCATTGCCCGCCTTTTTGAAAACAATGTTTGTTTGAGAATTAAAGATAAAAGTTGATTCGGCTCCATAGAAGCTACTGGTGTTACCAAATATATTGGTATTGCCAACTTTCGGTGTACTTGTACCTGTATTCAAATCATAAGTAATGTGCATCAAGCTGTCGGTAAAACCAGAAAGCAAAGACCTGTCACTCTGATAAGTGCCATTACCAATTCCGCCAAATAGGAACGTCTGCACCGTCTCAGTCCCTGCATCAAAAATCTCAAAATCGGCACATGCATAAACGTTCAAATTATTTTGATTGTAGGCCTCATCTAAGGTATAGTACGGACTCGCTTGTGAAGCGCTATTCACTTTGACTCCAGGATGCACATAAATGGCACTGTTCCAGGCATCATTAATCTCTTGACCATCCTTCTTGTAACTTGGTTTAAAAACACCGCCATAGAACGTCAAACCTTCCGTTAGGTTTTTATTTTGATCATAAAACAAACCTGAAACTACAGGACCGTCTCGTCTCCTAAATTTTGAGGTAGCATCGGCAGTAACAGTATTAAGCTTAGTTGGGGCGATATCCGAAATTGGGGTCCCAACACTGATATCAAGCGAAAAAGAATCTTTCTTCACCATAGTGAACGGATAGACGGCATCCAAATACTTCTGGCCTTGAAACGCTGAATTAGTTACAGAACTGCCAAAATTATGGCCTCCGGCTACATAGAATGTATCATCAATTTTAAACATTTCAGCTCCGGTACTTATTAATTCATCATTACTTCCAAAAGCAAACAGGTCCTCCCAGTCGATTTTGTCAAGGTTCTTACCCGTGACCAGCTTAATTAACCCTGAAATATTGATTTTGGCAACATGGCCAAAGGTCTGGTAAGCACTACTGTTTTGTGTAGAAGCAAGTGGAGTTCCGTACCCTCCTACTAAATATAGATAGCCGCCCTCTTGCATCACCAAAGGATTTGTATTTCGAAAAACGGTAGCGAACGTATTTAACTGAGTCACAAGCCCTGTGTGCTTCGACAAATTAGTTTTAACGGCACCGACAAGGTCTTGAAAAGGCATTCCGGAAAGCTGATCAGTTGCAGTGTTATATACCAGGATATTCTCATTAAAAGACCATGGCACAAACGAGGTTGTTGCATAGTTCCCATTCATGTCGTGGAGACCTCCGTCATCAAGGTCTTGATTGGTACGACCGGCAAATAAAAGCCAAGTCTCACCATCAACACCATGTGCGAAAGACTGTAAAGCCGGTGCCTGGTCTAGATTATCCATCAGACTTACGGATACTTCATAAAAATATTCGGTAGGATAAGCCTCCTCTTTGGCAGGCTTATTACACGAAGAGATCGTGAAAATCAGAGTACAAAAAAAGATTAAGTGTAAGGTTAGTTTTTTCATAACATGTGTATTTGGTCTTAAGCAATATAAATAAGGGAACTACTCTAAGGCAAAATGAAATTTAAAAATAGCTGTAACCAGCTAGTCCGTCCGAAACCGCAAAGTAAGACTGCCAATCTGTCACCTTTTGGAGTAAAAGCATTATATTTGCCGCTCGAAATTGAGCAGAAAGATTGATGGAGAAGATCATTCAAGATATAGACATTCTAGATAGAAATAGCCAGGAGGCGATGGACACTGTAAAAACTTCTAAGGAGGAAAATACAGGTCAAAAGAAGAAGCTTTATATAGAAAGCTATGGTTGCCAGATGAACTTCGCTGATAGTGAAGTGGTGACTTCCATTATGAAAGACAATGGTTATGACACCACGTCAGACTTTGAAAGTGCTGATGTTGTGTTTCTTAACACATGCTCAATTAGAGAAAAGGCAGAACAAACTGTAAGAAAGAGACTTAGCCAATTCAACAAAGTCAAGAAGGCAAAGCCTGAAATGACAATTGGTGTATTGGGTTGTATGGCAGAACGACTTAAGGACAAATTGCTCGAAGAAGAAAAGATTGTCGATGTAGTTGTTGGTCCAGATGCCTATAGAGACTTGCCTAAACTGGTGGAGACAGCTGAAGATGGATTGAAGGCCGTTAATACCTTCCTGTCAAGGGAAGAAACCTATGCTGATATCTCTCCTGTAAGGCTCAATTCTAATGGCGTAACCGCATTTGTATCCATTATGCGCGGTTGTGATAACATGTGTTCATTCTGCGTGGTCCCTTTTACTCGAGGAAGAGAACGAAGCAGAGATCCACATTCTATTGTAAAAGAAGCGCAGGACCTTTTTGATCAAGGGTACAAGGAAGTCACACTACTCGGACAGAATGTTGACTCTTACAAATGGTCAGAGGATGAGAATAATAAAGCATGGTTAGAGAAGAAGGAAAAACAGGGCGAGGAAGTGCAGGTCGTGAACTTCGCCAACTTGTTGGAAATGGTGGCAAAGGTCTCTCCTGAGCTTCGCGTTAGATTCTCTACATCTCACCCCAAGGACATTACGGACGAGGTGCTCCATACCATGAAGCGCTACGAAAACATTTGCAAATACATTCATTTACCGGCCCAGAGTGGTAATTCTCGCGTGCTTGATTTAATGAACAGAACCTATACCCGTGAGTGGTATATCAATCGCGTGGATGCCATTAGAGAAATCCTAGGAGAAGAATGTGGTATTTCGTCCGATATGATCGCGGGTTTTTGTACCGAAACAGAGGAAGAGCACCAAGACACTTTGACCCTCATGGATTATGTACAATACGACTTCTCTTATATGTTCTTCTATTCTGAAAGACCAGGCACGCTAGCAGCGAAGAAATTCGAAGACGACATTCCTCTGGATGTTAAAAAGAAACGCCTTCAGGAAATCATTGCCAAACAACAGGCTATTTCTTTAAAGAGAAATAAAATGGATGTAGGACAAGTACAGAAAGTCTTAATCGAAGGAAGATCCAAAAGGTCTGACCAACAGCTTCAAGGTCGAAATTCTGCCAACAAGGTCGTTATTTTTTCAAGGGAGAAGTACCAAAAAGGTCAGTATGTCAATGTCCTCATTGAGGATTGTACAGCAGCTACCCTATTTGGTAAGGTCGTTTCATAAACCCAAAAGATTTGAACAACAAAGAGTTACTAAGTATAAAACAACGCTTCGGCATTATCGGTAATAGCCCTAAGCTTAACCATGCCATTCAGGTAGCTGCACAGGTGGCCCCTACCGATATGACGGTACTCATTACTGGCGAGAGTGGTAGTGGTAAGGAATCCTTTTCTAAAATCATCCACCAGCTCAGTCCGCGTAAGCACGGCAAATTCATTGCGATCAACTGCGGTGCGATTCCTGAAGGAACGATTGACTCAGAACTCTTCGGGCATGAAAAAGGCTCTTTTACGGGTGCCTACGAGGCCCGAAAAGGATATTTTGAAGGCACTAATGGAGGAACAATTTTCCTTGATGAAATTGGAGAAATGCCGCTCCAAACGCAAGCCAGGTTATTGCGTGTGCTAGAAAACGGAGAATTCATCAAGGTGGGTTCATCGAAAGTTCAGAAAACTGATGTTCGCGTTGTAGCGGCTACTAATGTTAACCTTATTCAAGCCGTAGAAAAAGGAAAGTTTAGAGAAGACCTCTATTATCGATTGAGTACAGTTCCAATTTTTGTTCCTCCTTTGAGAGAAAGAGGTTACGATGCAGATCTACTTTTCAGAAAGTTTGCCTCAGATTTCGCAGAAAAATATCGTGTGGATAGCATCAAACTCAATGATGAAGCCAAAGAAGTATTGATCAGGTATCGTTTCCCAGGGAATATCCGACAGTTGAAAAACTTGGTTGAGCAGATTTCGGCACTAGAAATGGAACGGGACATTACTGCTGAAACCCTACTCAAATACATCCCTCAGAACAACAGTAACCTACCTGCTATTTACAAGGGTGGTGATGATTCTGGTGCTGATAGCCTGAATGAACGAGACTTACTGTACAAGGTCCTTTTTGATATGAAAAAGGACATGAACGACCTAAAGAAGCTCGTCAATGGCATGATCGAAACGGGTTCATTTGACAAGCAAGTGATTAGTGACAACCCTAACCTTTTTCAAAATCTTGATGAGAAGCCCAACCTGTCGGAGGCATCAGAACCAAAAGATTTTTCAGAACCGATCTACCTTCAACCCACTGTGGAAGAACCAAGCCCTTATGGTTATGATAGCGTACATGATATCACACACGAAGAAGACGAATCACTTTCTATAGAAGAGAAAGAAAAGGAATTAATCATTAAGGCACTTCGAAAAAATAATAACAAAAGGAAATACGCGGCACAAGATTTGGGGATATCGGAACGTACACTCTATAGAAAGATCAAGCAGTATGAAATCGATTAAGCTTCCCCTTCTACTCTCTTTGTTCGTTCTGGTCACTTCATGTGGTATTTATTCCTTTGATGGCGCCTCAATCGACTATGACCAAACCAAGACTATTTCCATCGCTAACTTCATTAATGAATCAGGTGGTGGACCTCCAAATATGGCGAACACCTTTACTGAAGGGCTAAAAGACTACTTTCAGCGAAGGACCAAATTAGAATTGGTACAA
Coding sequences:
- a CDS encoding acyl-CoA thioesterase; protein product: MFIVDPHREYAKQTESRVIIRFQDCDPLRHLNNAKYLDYFFNAREDQVPKLYGVEIMDLIKSYEAFWVVYNHHIAYLKPANLGEWVRIITRLVWFDDNTIVVEYLMLDDYKSHLKTLMWTTFKYVGMNTSRTIVHSDEVKAYLGAMKFEGVNYDPTLFDDRVKEVKQLIQTEV
- a CDS encoding DinB family protein — protein: MIQKPQASEYNPFYEPYVSKLPDEDLYVVLERQLTSVADFFSTIPDDKMDYRYAPGKWSVKEVFNHLNDAERVFSYRALSIVRGHDVELPGMDQDIYQENSRMETRSMSSLVDEFKAIRTATLALLQDVTEEEAMREGIASGSRITVRALAALTAGHYAHHIMIIKEKYL
- a CDS encoding gamma carbonic anhydrase family protein, which produces MPIIKGVKGVQPKISKSCWLADNATVIGDVTLADNCNVWFNAVIRGDVCSIEMGENCNIQDGAVIHGTLNHSKTVFGKNVSVGHNAIVHGCIVEDSVLIGMGAIVMDNAVIKSGSMIAAGAVVLANTVVEENSLYAGTPARKVKDIDEKLRQVIDRTPEHYIMYTSWIDD
- a CDS encoding YceI family protein — translated: MKNLKSTLGLLLLATLVWACGPKGSTVETSEAKAVATNTEATSIQVNTANSIVTWIGSKPAGKHNGTIGITGGEVLVKGDAVVGGNFDIDINSLVVLDMPADSEWNAKLRGHLMSADFFEAENFPTAKFEITGAEAFNAGSLVADLDEPQTDYTPASLADVMVENPTHIISGNLTMRGTTKNISFPASVSLENGVIKAIANFNIDRTEWGLKFKERASLAEKLKDDFIYNTVNVGFELEAGTQKGTE
- a CDS encoding anthranilate synthase component I family protein, coding for MTIVDFPYLGISRDEFILKALNWANEHSHFAYFNNNQVNYPHEGFHHVLAIGAHSKLASTEGSIFNDLRTFLEGITTSDTSNDWLVGYLGYDLKNEIEKLTSTNVDRLGFPQTQFFNPTHLLHFRGNHLEIESKQEGILETILDIQVTLIESELTEPKPSVSKDQYLSNVDRLRQHIEEGDCYEVNYCQEFHGDVHRLNPIGLYHSLNAISPNPFSCLQKFGEHYIISASPERFMKKEGQTIISQPIKGTRPRSNNSNEDIRLKTDLRNDPKEQAENMMIVDLVRNDLARTAKTGSVKVEEIFGIYSFPQVHQMISTITSEIRDDIDAVEVIEKAFPMGSMTGAPKVKVMELIEKYENTKRGPFSGAAGYFDGSESFDFNVLIRSLFINQETGKYAFQVGGAITYDSIPEKEYEECLVKAKAIFALIEKQRVPSSPVGV
- a CDS encoding FKBP-type peptidyl-prolyl cis-trans isomerase, producing MSKKTLTFCLILPFLATTVLLNSCGGESASESNQDTVFLASGVKYLYLERGDGPKIDSLSRVSTHINLMVAGDTVWSTYNEGEQIFEFDAKRTSLIKGFDEVVMYGREGDRILAIIPPELGYGTRGAGDDIPPNATLFFDLNMVKVGEPKIFLADVLYPVYEEGGIEEMVSHYQGLDLDTATYRYEIAEWYNLHRRMMRDEKFEDAVALWDFKLTETADLGGFFSKAQAQERLGQKEEAISTLNTGLATASDTTNADALRSYIIRLQGN
- the miaB gene encoding tRNA (N6-isopentenyl adenosine(37)-C2)-methylthiotransferase MiaB is translated as MEKIIQDIDILDRNSQEAMDTVKTSKEENTGQKKKLYIESYGCQMNFADSEVVTSIMKDNGYDTTSDFESADVVFLNTCSIREKAEQTVRKRLSQFNKVKKAKPEMTIGVLGCMAERLKDKLLEEEKIVDVVVGPDAYRDLPKLVETAEDGLKAVNTFLSREETYADISPVRLNSNGVTAFVSIMRGCDNMCSFCVVPFTRGRERSRDPHSIVKEAQDLFDQGYKEVTLLGQNVDSYKWSEDENNKAWLEKKEKQGEEVQVVNFANLLEMVAKVSPELRVRFSTSHPKDITDEVLHTMKRYENICKYIHLPAQSGNSRVLDLMNRTYTREWYINRVDAIREILGEECGISSDMIAGFCTETEEEHQDTLTLMDYVQYDFSYMFFYSERPGTLAAKKFEDDIPLDVKKKRLQEIIAKQQAISLKRNKMDVGQVQKVLIEGRSKRSDQQLQGRNSANKVVIFSREKYQKGQYVNVLIEDCTAATLFGKVVS
- a CDS encoding sigma-54 interaction domain-containing protein, with amino-acid sequence MNNKELLSIKQRFGIIGNSPKLNHAIQVAAQVAPTDMTVLITGESGSGKESFSKIIHQLSPRKHGKFIAINCGAIPEGTIDSELFGHEKGSFTGAYEARKGYFEGTNGGTIFLDEIGEMPLQTQARLLRVLENGEFIKVGSSKVQKTDVRVVAATNVNLIQAVEKGKFREDLYYRLSTVPIFVPPLRERGYDADLLFRKFASDFAEKYRVDSIKLNDEAKEVLIRYRFPGNIRQLKNLVEQISALEMERDITAETLLKYIPQNNSNLPAIYKGGDDSGADSLNERDLLYKVLFDMKKDMNDLKKLVNGMIETGSFDKQVISDNPNLFQNLDEKPNLSEASEPKDFSEPIYLQPTVEEPSPYGYDSVHDITHEEDESLSIEEKEKELIIKALRKNNNKRKYAAQDLGISERTLYRKIKQYEID